A single region of the Nicotiana sylvestris chromosome 6, ASM39365v2, whole genome shotgun sequence genome encodes:
- the LOC138870958 gene encoding uncharacterized protein, which yields MVDRAYWSCVVTIGGLETRVDLLLLSMVDFDVILDLDVGDAGVSKDRVERFSRLCFQQSDFIFEGPADGWEGLFIFVRDVGFDTPTIDSALVVQDFLDMFLANLPGMPPDRDIDFGIDLVPGTQPISIPPYHMETFELKELKEQLQELLDKGFIRPSVLSWGAPVLFMKKKGGTKHMCIDYR from the exons atggTGGATCGTGCATACTGGTCATGTGTAGTAACTattgggggattggagactagagttgatctcttgctgcttagtatggttgattttgacgtgatcttgg ACCTTGACGTTGGTGATGCTGGGGTTTCCAAGGATcgagtggagaggttctctagaCTATGTTTTCAGCAaagtgatttcatatttgaaggcccGGCAGATGGTTGGGAAGGTTTGTTTATCTTTGTAAGGGATGTTGGTTTTGAtacccctactattgattctgCTCTAGTGGTGCAAGATTTTCTGGATATGTTTCTTGcaaacctgccgggcatgccgcctgacagggatattgactttggtattgacctggtgccgggcactcagcctatttctattcctccatatcatatGGAAACAtttgagttgaaggaattgaaagagcaacttcaggaacttctggataaggggtttattaggcctagtgtgttgtcctggggtgcaccagttttgtttatgaagaagaagggtGGTACTAAGCacatgtgcatcgattataggtag